One region of Scomber scombrus chromosome 10, fScoSco1.1, whole genome shotgun sequence genomic DNA includes:
- the zgc:174906 gene encoding uncharacterized protein zgc:174906 yields the protein MAEEPAGVIQILRTQKAKLIEILSADADFVLQHADSRSLLSRSGYQQVKACHIPSEKVRDLLDNVIQRGPKAAQGLLELLKDQALQETFPMLSYVKDLQVNTLSSETLKRTKSAPGLQETIPSKRICNNGSHLVTEKQLMTVACAIGRSWREIGRQALDIRSVKLEEIEEDHSLHKERVFAMLRHWRNTQREKATATYLHSLLSQNDWALTSESIDFLLETD from the exons ATGGCTGAGGAACCAGCAGGAGTAATCCAAATACTCAGAACCCAGAAGGCCAAGCTAATAGAAATTCTAAGTGCTGATGCTGACTTTGTACTGCAGCATGCAGACTCACGCTCTCTGCTGTCTCGTTCTGGGTACCAGCAAGTGAAAGCTTGCCATATTCCCAGTGAGAAGGTGAGGGACCTTCTGGATAATGTCATCCAGAGAGGGCCCAAAGCAGCACAGGGTTTACTGGAACTACTGAAGGATCAGGCCCTGCAGGAAACCTTCCCAATGCTTTCCTATGTTAAGGATCTGCAAGTCAACACACTGTCCTCAG aaacATTGAAGAGGACAAAATCAGCTCCTGGTTTACAAGAGACCATTCCATCTAAACGGATCTGCAACAATG GTTCTCACTTGGTGACGGAGAAACAGCTGATGACCGTGGCTTGTGCTATTGGCAGATCTTGGAGGGAGATTGGCAGACAGGCACTGGACATACGCTCTGTGAAGCTGGAGGAGATTGAAGAGGACCATTCCCTCCATAAGGAACGAGTATTTGCGATGCTGCGCCACTGGCGTAACACCCAGAGGGAAAAAGCCACTGCCACTTACCTGCACTCCCTGCTTAGTCAGAACGACTGGGCGCTAACATCTGAAAGCATTGATTTTCTGTTGGAGACTGACTGA
- the csad gene encoding cysteine sulfinic acid decarboxylase → MANMLPFSSDGQAKKTANLHDLNEPLINHAEGQLFLNEAFQIIVEEVLCKGTDIKQKVCEWKEPEELAHLLDLQLRETGEPQCRLLERVRDVAKYSVKTSHPRFFNQQFGGVDYHALGGRFLTEALNTNLFTYEVAPVFVLMEKEVLRGLRQLVGWTEGDGIFCPGGSTSNMYAMNLARYRLFPEVKSQGLWRLPRLAIFTSPESHYSVQKGAAFMGIGTDNVILVKVDDGGHMSPEDLDEKIQFAKSQGLVPFHVSCTSGTTVQGAFDPLHHIADVCEKHKLWMHVDAAWGGSVLFSKQHRHLMKGVDRANSVAWNPHKMLVAGLQCSVLLLKDTTGLLKQCNSANATYLFQQDKFYDMNLDVGDKSVQCSRKVDCLKLWLMWKAVGSIGLAERVDKAFIHVRYLVEQMKKREGFHLLRDPEFVNVCFWFIPPDLRGKEGNADYWERLSKVAPVIKERMMKQGTMMVGYQPLGNKVNFFRVIVFSPLVTKKDTDFFLDEIERLGNDL, encoded by the exons ATGGCAAACATGTTACCATTCTCAT CTGATGGGCAGGCCAAAAAAACGGCTAATCTTCATGACCTGAATGAGCCTCTTATCAACCACGCTGAGGGCCAACTCTTCTTGAATGAAGCCTTCCAAATTATTGTGGAAGAGGTGCTCTGCAAGGGCACAGATATCAAACAGAAG GTTTGTGAGTGGAAAGAGCCAGAGGAGCTGGCTCATTTGCTGGATCTGCAGTTGAGAGAGACCGGGGAGCCACAATGTAGGCTCTTAGAGAGAGTAAGAGATGTTGCCAAATACAGCGTCAAGACAA GTCACCCacgtttttttaatcaacagttTGGTGGGGTGGACTATCATGCCTTGGGTGGTCGGTTCCTCACTGAAGCTCTCAACACTAACCT CTTCACCTATGAGGTTGCCccagtgtttgtgttgatggAGAAAGAGGTTCTGAGAGGGCTACGTCAGCTGGTTGGCTGGACAGAAGGTGATGGTATTTTCTGCCCTGGTGGGTCTACCTCCAACATGTACGCCATGAATCTTGCACGCTACCGACTCTTTCCAGAGGTCAAAAGCCAGGGGCTGTGGCGTCTCCCACGACTAGCCATCTTTACATCCCCAGAG AGCCATTACTCTGTGCAGAAAGGGGCTGCCTTCATGGGCATTGGGACAGACAATGTCATATTGGTGAAAGTGGATGATGG AGGCCACATGAGTCCAGAGGACCTGGATGAAAAGATACAGTTTGCAAAATCTCAG GGTTTGGTGCCGTTCCATGTAAGCTGCACATCAGGAACCACAGTGCAGGGTGCCTTTGACCCGCTGCACCACATAGCTGATGTCTGTGAGAAACACAAGCTCTGGATGCACGTAGAC gcTGCCTGGGGAGGGAGTGTGCTCTTTTCCAAGCAACACAGACATCTGATGAAAGGTGTTGACAG AGCAAACTCAGTAGCCTGGAATCCACACAAGATGCTGGTGGCTGGCCTGCAGTGTTCTGTCTTGCTGCTAAAGGATACCACG GGCTTGTTGAAGCAGTGCAACAGCGCCAATGCCACATACCTCTTCCAGCAAGACAAATTCTACGACATGAATCTGGACGTTGGGGACAAGTCAGTACAGTGCAGCCGCAAAGTTGACTGTCTGAAGCTGTGGTTGATGTGGAAGGCTGTTGGCTCCATTGGCTTGGCAGAGCGTGTGGACAAAGCTTTTATCCATGTCAG GTACCTGGTTGAGCAGatgaagaaaagagaggggTTCCATCTTTTGCGTGAT CCGGAGTTTGTGAATGTATGCTTCTGGTTTATACCACCCGATttgagagggaaggaaggaaatgcagATTACTGGGAGAGACTGTCAAAA GTCGCTCCAGTCATCAAGGAACGCATGATGAAACAAGGCACTATGATGGTGGGCTACCAGCCTCTGGGAAACAAGGTCAACTTTTTCCGTGTGATTGTGTTCTCTCCCCTTGTTACCAAGAAAGATACAGACTTCTTTCTTGATGAAATTGAAAGACTGGGAAATGATTTGTGA